The window CACGATGGTCTGACCTATGAGCTAAACCATGACCCGTTAAGCAAGCTAAGCCACCCAATACGAAAAGAAATTATCGATCGATTCATCGATCAGCTACAAGCTATGCTCACGTATTATGACGAGCTGTACGGATTCCGCTTTGATTTATCTGTACCTGAAGGAATGCCCGTTGCTGAAAGCAACAGATTGATTAGCGATCTGTTTACCCGTCTGCGTGGTGAATTCACAGCAAAGGCTTGGAATAACCAACCAATTAAAAAATTCGGATATGGTTGGGTTAGGGAAAAAGAAAAGTCTAAACAAGTGCATTACCACTGCTGGATTGCCCTGCCATACTTTCAAGTCAGAACTGCGGGATTTGGCGATAAGGGAATGATTGGGCGTATCAGTCGAATCTGGTCAGAACTCACGAGTGGCGTTTCCCGTGTTCATCTTCCTGATGGTCGATACAGAATCAAAAGAGGTGACCATGACTCGTTGGTTGATATGGTAGAAAGAATCTCATATCTTGCCAAGAATCGCGGGAAGTATTCTAATGGTAAAGGGCAGCAAACATTCTCAGCTTCGAGGGTAAAGTTCAAGACGGCTAGAATACTTCATTAAAATCCTTTACAGGAAGCCCGACATTCAATTTTGCATCTTATGCAGTACCAACGCATTACTTACCATCCTAAAGCCCCTTAGGGGATGATACCGTGCGTTTAGCAGGGGTCTCTATCCATTATCTCAGTTTAGATTTAAATTGTTGAGAGTTATTCTCAATTTTGCTTAATAAACAACCACAGGGCTACCGCTT of the Citrobacter freundii genome contains:
- a CDS encoding YagK/YfjJ domain-containing protein, giving the protein MRQSVLSSPQSINLLTSHRDNGHYTLVHSSTYLHDGLTYELNHDPLSKLSHPIRKEIIDRFIDQLQAMLTYYDELYGFRFDLSVPEGMPVAESNRLISDLFTRLRGEFTAKAWNNQPIKKFGYGWVREKEKSKQVHYHCWIALPYFQVRTAGFGDKGMIGRISRIWSELTSGVSRVHLPDGRYRIKRGDHDSLVDMVERISYLAKNRGKYSNGKGQQTFSASRVKFKTARILH